A single genomic interval of Sulfoacidibacillus ferrooxidans harbors:
- a CDS encoding iron-containing alcohol dehydrogenase, translating to MNPFAFWNPTALYYGAGQIEQHLLTEVKKYGSKVLLVYGGGSIKTFGLYDKIVDLLKSGGVTVLEFSGIEPNPRLSTVHKAIELCKKEGVDLLLAVGGGSVLDATKAIAAGVKYDGDVWDFYTRKERPQDALPFGTILTLAATGSEMNSGGVISNWETQEKIGSSSPHTFPKFSFCDAENTFTVSKKQTVYGIVDMFSHVLEAYFSHTTNTFLQERMMESVMQTIIENAPKVLDNPHDFAARETMMYCGTMALNGMISMGVQGDWATHAMEHEVSAIYDIPHGGGLAIIFPHWMNYVVDAGEERFYQMATRVFHIDPTGKTTKQVAQEGIQAVRHFFDSMDAPSTLGDYDIGDKDLDRMAEHAVRVGPVGNYKKLAKEDVAAILRAAL from the coding sequence TTGAATCCATTTGCATTTTGGAATCCTACAGCACTGTATTATGGGGCAGGACAAATTGAACAACATCTTCTTACAGAAGTAAAAAAATACGGATCTAAAGTATTACTTGTCTATGGTGGCGGGAGTATTAAGACATTTGGTTTATATGATAAAATTGTCGACTTGCTAAAATCAGGTGGAGTTACCGTACTGGAGTTTTCAGGAATCGAACCAAATCCGAGACTTAGTACTGTACATAAGGCGATCGAGTTATGTAAAAAAGAGGGCGTTGACCTTTTATTGGCTGTGGGTGGTGGATCTGTACTAGACGCTACGAAAGCCATTGCAGCAGGGGTAAAGTATGATGGCGATGTATGGGACTTCTATACTCGCAAAGAGCGCCCACAAGATGCACTTCCATTTGGCACGATCCTAACATTGGCGGCTACTGGTTCTGAGATGAATTCAGGTGGAGTTATTTCGAATTGGGAAACACAGGAGAAGATCGGTTCAAGCTCACCGCATACATTTCCGAAATTTTCATTTTGTGATGCGGAAAATACGTTTACTGTTTCAAAAAAGCAGACTGTGTACGGTATTGTGGATATGTTTAGTCATGTATTAGAAGCGTATTTTTCCCATACTACAAATACTTTTTTGCAAGAGCGCATGATGGAATCCGTCATGCAGACAATTATCGAGAATGCTCCAAAGGTATTAGACAATCCGCATGATTTTGCTGCGCGTGAAACCATGATGTATTGCGGAACGATGGCGTTAAATGGAATGATATCGATGGGCGTTCAAGGAGATTGGGCAACACATGCTATGGAGCATGAAGTCAGCGCCATCTATGACATTCCACATGGTGGTGGATTGGCGATTATTTTCCCTCATTGGATGAACTATGTTGTGGATGCTGGGGAAGAACGTTTTTATCAAATGGCTACTCGCGTTTTCCACATTGACCCAACAGGTAAAACCACAAAACAAGTAGCGCAAGAGGGTATTCAAGCTGTTCGTCACTTTTTTGACTCTATGGATGCGCCAAGTACGCTTGGAGATTATGATATTGGGGATAAAGACTTAGATCGGATGGCTGAACATGCAGTGCGCGTTGGCCCGGTTGGAAACTATAAAAAACTAGCTAAAGAAGATGTGGCAGCGATTTTACGTGCGGCCCTGTAA
- a CDS encoding YheC/YheD family protein — translation MSSRKRELGKWLLYKWFYRDVSLRSYLPPTRPLTTENLDIYLQRYRSIYLKPVAGSRGQNVMRIFIHKDGTYGLHRENERPRSFSNRSELHRTILQLTRSRTWIVQRDVHLATIHDRPYDVRVMMQKDEHEQWQCTGICAKIAGPHSAVTNIARSHGRVVSLADALRQSHGYTAWKSSRMQQKLCKLGFNACKRLEAYQAYSEIGLDVGIDKTGKLWILEENTGPSHALFAHLADQRTYLHIQKVARARKIARRTHRAKKG, via the coding sequence ATGTCATCGCGCAAACGAGAGCTCGGAAAATGGTTATTGTATAAATGGTTTTACCGGGATGTGTCTCTGCGTTCTTATCTACCACCAACTCGACCGCTAACAACCGAGAACCTTGATATCTACTTACAGCGATATCGGTCCATTTACCTAAAGCCAGTTGCAGGTTCGCGAGGCCAAAATGTCATGCGTATTTTCATTCACAAGGACGGCACCTACGGACTTCATCGAGAAAATGAGCGGCCGCGCTCTTTTTCGAACCGATCTGAATTGCATCGAACGATCTTACAGTTAACTCGCAGTCGCACATGGATTGTTCAACGAGATGTTCATCTTGCCACTATCCATGATCGCCCGTATGATGTTCGCGTGATGATGCAAAAAGACGAACACGAGCAATGGCAATGCACTGGAATATGCGCAAAAATCGCCGGCCCCCATTCGGCTGTGACCAATATTGCAAGAAGTCACGGACGCGTGGTGAGTCTAGCTGATGCACTCCGTCAATCACATGGTTATACTGCATGGAAGTCCTCCCGCATGCAGCAGAAGTTGTGCAAGCTGGGTTTCAATGCTTGCAAACGCTTAGAAGCATATCAAGCTTACTCAGAGATAGGACTTGATGTCGGCATTGATAAAACCGGAAAGTTGTGGATCCTCGAGGAAAATACAGGTCCTAGCCATGCGTTATTTGCACACTTAGCAGATCAAAGAACTTATTTACACATTCAAAAAGTGGCACGTGCCCGAAAAATTGCCCGTCGTACTCACCGTGCGAAAAAGGGATAG
- a CDS encoding dynamin family protein: MSSTIDEVQSVIDQLQVASAACVHPLLQSYAKRLDERAKRLIEQQYTVAFFGAFSAGKSSLINALIGEQVLPVSPNPTTAAINRVLPPTEEYPHGTILVVFKTLELVAQEVAISAAMLELPTSLEGLSESLNTLDVAQLQDHVKPHYSYLRGIARGYQAMEKNLGETLAIEASELRVMVATEEHAAFVSRVDMYHDSILARDGVVLVDTPGVDSLHARHTDVAFRYMRDADAIVFVTYYNHAFSQPDREFLMQLGRVKEALATDTMFFVINASDLRSSEEELETVKEHVTANLARLGVRTTRLFALSSQLGLAAKMMQETSPLATGIERMIRQRLHLSADAALPTAEQLGQSAGVTKLVDELKEFTSGRLVSVSMKAARIELAQVFESIKGYLEALEGDRATLLAQFEKQEQQAQQLSELFSQDIALDEVALEQELSELLYHVKQRIHFNHSELIVQAFHPANLTKGDAREVQLALQEWMRMLTLAVEQEVRATMIRIDRRARKLLEERLHRVGEVAKLPPLGYILQSDNIPSAPDELPPHPQFEVSTQVQKIARGEFRNAEQFFEQGGRKGLGEKLEPFGIAQVESYMQDVEHWFHALYNNWLHVSHASLLHSITEELSTFLAQKQQVLEDDQAQGSLQQTLASWPTISY; the protein is encoded by the coding sequence GTGAGTAGCACGATAGATGAAGTGCAAAGTGTCATTGACCAGTTGCAAGTTGCTTCTGCCGCCTGCGTACATCCTTTGTTACAATCCTACGCAAAAAGGTTGGATGAACGGGCGAAACGCCTTATAGAACAACAATATACAGTTGCTTTTTTTGGTGCCTTTTCTGCTGGAAAATCCTCTTTGATCAATGCGTTAATTGGTGAACAGGTACTTCCAGTTTCGCCAAATCCAACAACAGCTGCTATTAATCGCGTATTGCCACCTACTGAAGAGTATCCACATGGTACGATCCTAGTGGTATTCAAGACACTTGAACTTGTTGCGCAGGAAGTAGCGATTTCAGCTGCGATGCTTGAGTTACCTACAAGCTTGGAGGGACTTAGTGAGTCGCTAAATACCCTTGATGTTGCACAGTTGCAGGATCATGTAAAACCGCATTATAGTTATTTGCGTGGCATTGCACGGGGATATCAAGCGATGGAAAAAAATCTCGGGGAAACCCTTGCGATCGAAGCATCAGAACTACGCGTGATGGTTGCAACTGAGGAACATGCAGCGTTTGTTTCGCGTGTAGATATGTATCACGATTCCATCCTTGCTCGCGATGGTGTTGTTTTAGTTGATACGCCAGGAGTAGACTCACTCCACGCTCGCCATACAGACGTTGCCTTTCGCTATATGCGAGATGCAGATGCGATCGTCTTTGTCACTTATTATAATCATGCATTTTCACAGCCGGATCGCGAGTTTCTCATGCAATTAGGGAGAGTTAAGGAAGCGCTTGCTACAGACACAATGTTTTTTGTAATCAATGCATCTGACCTGCGCTCTTCAGAAGAGGAACTAGAGACTGTTAAGGAACATGTTACGGCCAATCTGGCTCGACTGGGTGTGCGTACTACACGGTTATTTGCTTTATCGAGTCAATTGGGACTTGCAGCAAAGATGATGCAAGAGACGTCACCCCTTGCGACAGGCATAGAGCGAATGATTAGACAGAGGTTACACTTGTCTGCCGATGCAGCCCTACCAACAGCTGAACAGTTGGGGCAATCGGCTGGAGTGACGAAGTTAGTCGATGAACTCAAGGAGTTTACTTCAGGGCGGCTCGTTTCTGTATCTATGAAAGCAGCAAGGATAGAGCTAGCACAGGTGTTTGAAAGTATAAAGGGTTACCTTGAAGCGTTAGAGGGAGATCGTGCAACACTTTTGGCACAGTTTGAAAAACAAGAGCAGCAAGCACAACAACTCTCAGAGTTATTTAGTCAAGATATCGCTTTAGATGAAGTAGCTTTGGAACAAGAACTGAGTGAATTACTTTATCATGTAAAACAAAGAATTCATTTTAATCATTCGGAACTTATCGTGCAGGCTTTTCATCCGGCTAATCTTACCAAAGGTGATGCTCGGGAGGTGCAACTTGCACTGCAAGAGTGGATGCGTATGCTTACTCTCGCTGTAGAACAAGAGGTGAGAGCGACGATGATACGGATAGACCGACGTGCACGAAAGCTCTTAGAAGAGCGACTACATAGAGTAGGAGAGGTGGCAAAACTCCCACCGCTTGGGTATATCCTACAGTCGGATAATATCCCTTCTGCGCCAGATGAATTGCCTCCACATCCACAATTTGAAGTGTCCACTCAGGTACAAAAAATAGCTCGTGGTGAGTTTCGTAATGCTGAGCAGTTTTTTGAACAAGGTGGACGCAAAGGATTGGGTGAAAAATTAGAACCATTTGGTATCGCACAGGTGGAGTCCTACATGCAAGATGTAGAGCATTGGTTTCATGCTCTCTATAACAATTGGTTACATGTATCACACGCTTCATTGCTACACTCGATTACAGAAGAGCTGTCTACCTTTCTAGCACAAAAGCAACAAGTCCTTGAGGATGACCAAGCACAAGGGAGTTTGCAACAAACCCTTGCGTCATGGCCTACTATCAGTTATTAG
- a CDS encoding dynamin family protein yields the protein MPTDEVTKMHDLTGLLPIVHRLRSSFATKHDEERVERSDLIAQKWMNGQVVLAFAGHFSAGKSTLINTILDVSLLPSSPLPTSANVVHVEYGYPHAEALTANGDVIEISDLSDEIGKLCRDGDRIDEVRIYDDIPYLQDGFVLIDTPGVDSTDPRHAEHTHQIVYLADLIVYVADYNHVLSDMNLSFLRKQIDMGKRVVLVVNQIDKHNDFELSFDEFKAGIERALEEWQIASCIVYYVSALDPEFPDNQLVVLRDQLPELARSSQTFERGAADLQSLIAEHDAWLIEQDNLSSQEMSLATARQVLDQYQIIEKQMEEERTKKLERVQAFVGKLTSTIMQAIIMPYETTELAVAYIESLSDHFKVGLFSTAAKVEAERQRRLKTFLADVKVRVESGIELHMKQAAMQVARDEGVLTTLAGDGFASLEGFGDESLMESCIAQGARRDREYGYQYAKHVEQSIRDHYVMKAHRLGKDLESGLTEKFALEQRELTEQLAELHSTYEVALQVVEMATKREQWIASLRALLIADEQGEGK from the coding sequence GTGCCAACAGATGAAGTAACGAAAATGCACGATTTGACAGGGTTATTGCCGATTGTACACCGCCTGCGTTCGAGTTTTGCAACAAAACATGATGAGGAACGCGTAGAACGTAGTGATCTGATCGCTCAAAAATGGATGAATGGGCAAGTGGTACTCGCTTTTGCTGGTCATTTTTCAGCGGGGAAATCAACACTAATCAATACTATTTTAGACGTGTCATTGTTGCCAAGTAGTCCATTGCCTACTAGTGCAAATGTAGTGCATGTAGAGTATGGATATCCGCATGCAGAGGCACTTACAGCAAATGGAGATGTCATTGAGATCAGTGATCTATCAGATGAGATCGGAAAACTTTGTCGCGATGGTGATCGGATTGATGAGGTGCGTATTTATGATGATATCCCATATTTGCAGGATGGATTCGTTCTTATTGATACACCTGGAGTGGATTCGACTGATCCTAGGCATGCAGAACATACGCACCAAATTGTATACCTTGCCGATCTGATTGTGTATGTGGCTGACTATAATCATGTGTTATCAGATATGAATTTATCTTTTTTAAGAAAACAGATCGATATGGGGAAACGTGTAGTTTTAGTTGTCAATCAGATAGATAAGCATAATGATTTTGAGCTCTCCTTTGATGAATTTAAAGCAGGGATCGAGCGGGCTTTAGAGGAATGGCAAATAGCATCATGTATTGTGTATTATGTATCGGCACTCGACCCAGAGTTTCCAGATAATCAACTTGTAGTCTTACGTGATCAGTTGCCAGAACTTGCACGTTCTTCACAGACGTTTGAAAGAGGCGCGGCTGATTTGCAATCATTGATCGCTGAACACGATGCATGGCTAATCGAGCAAGACAATCTGTCATCACAAGAGATGTCGCTTGCAACAGCCAGACAGGTATTGGATCAATACCAGATCATTGAAAAGCAAATGGAAGAAGAGCGAACAAAGAAATTGGAACGAGTGCAGGCGTTCGTTGGGAAACTCACAAGCACAATAATGCAAGCCATCATCATGCCGTATGAAACTACAGAACTTGCAGTTGCATACATCGAGTCGCTCTCCGACCATTTTAAGGTTGGACTGTTCTCGACAGCTGCTAAAGTGGAAGCAGAGAGGCAAAGACGCCTAAAAACTTTTCTTGCAGATGTAAAGGTGCGCGTAGAGTCGGGTATTGAACTACACATGAAGCAAGCTGCGATGCAAGTAGCGCGTGATGAAGGGGTACTGACGACGCTTGCAGGCGATGGGTTTGCCTCATTAGAGGGTTTTGGCGATGAGTCATTGATGGAGTCGTGTATCGCACAAGGAGCACGTCGTGATCGTGAATATGGGTATCAATATGCAAAGCATGTAGAACAATCGATCAGGGATCATTATGTGATGAAGGCGCATCGTTTGGGTAAGGATTTGGAATCTGGACTTACAGAGAAGTTTGCGTTGGAGCAAAGGGAGCTTACGGAGCAATTAGCAGAGTTACATTCGACTTACGAAGTTGCGCTACAAGTTGTGGAGATGGCTACAAAGCGTGAGCAATGGATTGCATCATTGCGTGCACTTCTGATTGCCGATGAACAGGGAGAAGGGAAATAA
- a CDS encoding spore coat protein, with translation MQSQMMGTQLQDQDYFHEILMLLKHQAREYTTAVLESSCVQVRQTMQRLLNDTLSEQADCYQIMSRQGWYPAGPSANRQDVTKAIQTHRQDAQKNMQMAQSAGVGGQMGRPAQQQQQPWQSNPMSQQNNLNQQPWQAAQPWQYTQNWQDPSQSSQSPQQNQAWQPQQRSWQ, from the coding sequence ATGCAATCGCAAATGATGGGCACTCAGCTACAAGATCAAGATTATTTTCACGAAATTTTGATGTTACTTAAACATCAAGCTCGTGAATATACGACTGCTGTCCTTGAATCTAGTTGTGTACAGGTGCGTCAAACTATGCAACGCCTATTAAATGATACTCTTAGTGAACAGGCAGATTGTTATCAAATCATGTCAAGACAAGGGTGGTATCCAGCAGGACCTTCTGCTAATCGTCAGGATGTGACAAAGGCTATTCAGACGCATCGCCAAGATGCACAAAAAAATATGCAGATGGCACAGTCGGCAGGTGTAGGCGGTCAGATGGGACGGCCAGCACAACAGCAACAGCAGCCTTGGCAAAGCAATCCAATGTCACAGCAAAATAACCTAAATCAACAACCCTGGCAAGCTGCACAGCCGTGGCAATACACACAAAATTGGCAAGATCCATCCCAATCATCCCAGAGTCCACAGCAGAATCAAGCGTGGCAACCGCAACAAAGATCTTGGCAATAA
- a CDS encoding undecaprenyldiphospho-muramoylpentapeptide beta-N-acetylglucosaminyltransferase — MANKIILTGGGSAGHVTVNIALLPELTKRGWNMVYIGSEDGIERELMTPYTNVPYYAIKTGKLRRYFDWKNFKDPFKVITGAYQAYDIIRKEKPQVVFSKGGFVSVPVVIGAWLNRTPIIIHESDVTPGLANRIAIPFATKVCTTFEETSAHVPSQKVEYIGAVIREELLQGSAIKGRNTLFFTRSKPTLLVMGGSLGSKRLNEVIRDSLPLLLQEFHIIHICGKGQVDETLTHQAYRQFEYVTDELPDFLATADLIISRAGSNAIFEFLTLQKPMILIPLPTSSSRGDQIVNAASFQKNGYAEVIPDEQVTKDRLVQTVHQVYEQRSIYMGNMQKVKKRDPLLAIIQLIEKTALSDRSRNKKEK; from the coding sequence GTGGCAAACAAGATCATCTTGACAGGTGGCGGATCAGCCGGGCATGTCACAGTGAATATCGCGCTTCTTCCAGAGCTTACAAAACGCGGTTGGAACATGGTCTATATCGGTTCAGAAGACGGTATTGAACGAGAATTGATGACACCCTATACAAATGTGCCCTACTACGCCATAAAGACCGGAAAACTAAGGCGCTATTTCGATTGGAAGAATTTTAAGGATCCATTCAAAGTGATTACTGGTGCCTACCAAGCATATGACATTATACGCAAAGAAAAACCACAAGTGGTTTTTTCAAAAGGCGGCTTCGTATCTGTGCCCGTGGTCATCGGAGCATGGCTCAATCGCACGCCGATCATTATTCATGAATCGGATGTAACTCCAGGATTAGCCAACCGAATAGCTATCCCTTTTGCTACAAAAGTGTGCACGACATTTGAAGAGACAAGTGCACATGTGCCAAGCCAAAAGGTTGAGTATATCGGGGCTGTTATCAGAGAAGAATTGCTACAAGGCAGTGCCATCAAGGGAAGAAATACCCTCTTTTTTACAAGGTCCAAACCAACTTTACTCGTTATGGGCGGAAGCCTTGGCTCAAAACGTCTCAATGAGGTCATTCGGGACAGTCTTCCACTACTTTTACAAGAATTTCATATCATTCACATCTGTGGTAAAGGTCAAGTGGATGAAACTTTAACCCATCAAGCCTACCGTCAATTTGAGTATGTAACCGATGAGTTACCTGATTTTTTGGCTACTGCAGACCTCATCATTTCACGCGCTGGTTCAAATGCTATTTTTGAATTTTTGACATTACAAAAACCGATGATTCTCATTCCATTACCTACATCTTCAAGCCGTGGCGATCAGATAGTCAATGCAGCATCATTCCAAAAAAATGGTTATGCTGAAGTGATCCCAGATGAGCAGGTGACAAAAGATCGCTTAGTTCAGACCGTCCATCAGGTCTATGAGCAACGTTCCATCTATATGGGAAATATGCAAAAAGTAAAAAAACGAGATCCTCTTTTGGCGATCATTCAATTAATCGAAAAAACCGCTCTTTCTGATAGAAGCAGGAATAAAAAGGAGAAGTAA
- a CDS encoding acyl-CoA thioesterase yields the protein MNHEAFVQSRLDLVVRSTEIDVNGHVNNAKYLEYLEWGREDFYEQGSLPYDVLLGLGLITVTANININYRKEAKQNDLLTVITRPGRIGNTSFTLEQTIINTTMDLLVADASVTLVMVDATTRKAVPVPNVIRTFFV from the coding sequence GTGAATCATGAAGCATTTGTACAATCGCGTCTAGATCTTGTTGTTCGATCAACTGAAATTGACGTAAATGGTCATGTAAATAACGCAAAATATCTAGAATATCTAGAGTGGGGGCGCGAGGATTTCTATGAACAAGGCAGCCTGCCGTATGATGTGCTATTAGGATTAGGATTGATCACTGTCACTGCTAATATCAATATTAATTATCGCAAAGAGGCTAAACAAAACGATCTGCTCACAGTCATCACGCGTCCAGGCCGCATCGGTAATACAAGCTTTACATTAGAGCAAACCATCATCAATACCACGATGGATCTACTCGTGGCTGACGCATCAGTGACGCTTGTCATGGTGGATGCAACGACGCGCAAAGCAGTACCCGTTCCAAATGTCATTCGCACATTTTTCGTATAA
- a CDS encoding YjzC family protein — MGERTQFEPGEIAPNNGMYVEISESPHTGSVPHGEVIQLNRGDHFPPTQNKDRKWTHKKN, encoded by the coding sequence ATGGGAGAACGCACACAGTTTGAACCCGGAGAAATCGCACCAAATAATGGAATGTACGTGGAGATCAGTGAATCACCGCACACAGGATCTGTCCCACATGGTGAAGTAATTCAATTAAACCGAGGAGATCATTTTCCTCCAACACAAAATAAAGATCGTAAATGGACTCATAAGAAAAATTAG
- the ispG gene encoding flavodoxin-dependent (E)-4-hydroxy-3-methylbut-2-enyl-diphosphate synthase: protein MYQRKDTRAVRVGDVTIGGSDRVFIQSMTTTKTADVKATVAEILRLEEAGCEIARVTVNNDEAADAIRSIKAQIHIPLVADIHFDHRLALKSIANGIDKVRINPGNIGHRDRVEEVVKACKERGIPIRIGVNSGSIERHIIEKYGYPTAQGMLESALHHIKILEELDFYDIIVSMKASDVPLAIEAYRLAAESFDYPLHLGITEAGTLFSGTIKSAAGLGTLLSMGIGNTVRVSLSADPVEEVKVAHELLKTFGIISNAVTLVSCPTCGRIDIDLISIANEVEAYVQNIKAPIKVSVLGCAVNGPGEAREADIGIAGARGEGLLFRYGEVIRKIPEQDLVSELKKEIDILAKRYEETGSIR from the coding sequence ATGTACCAGCGCAAAGATACACGTGCCGTTCGCGTCGGAGATGTAACGATTGGTGGCAGTGATAGAGTATTTATTCAAAGTATGACCACGACCAAAACAGCAGATGTGAAAGCGACTGTAGCTGAAATTTTGCGTCTCGAAGAGGCAGGGTGCGAAATTGCGCGAGTCACTGTCAACAACGATGAGGCGGCAGATGCGATTCGCAGTATTAAAGCACAGATACACATTCCATTAGTTGCAGATATTCATTTTGATCATCGTTTAGCGTTAAAGTCAATTGCAAATGGTATTGATAAGGTGCGGATTAATCCGGGCAATATCGGTCATAGGGATCGGGTTGAAGAGGTCGTTAAAGCGTGCAAGGAACGAGGTATTCCGATTCGAATCGGGGTAAATTCAGGTTCGATTGAACGACATATTATTGAGAAATACGGATATCCTACGGCACAAGGCATGTTAGAAAGCGCATTGCATCACATCAAAATTTTAGAAGAACTTGATTTTTATGATATTATTGTATCCATGAAAGCTTCGGATGTGCCGCTTGCGATTGAGGCATATCGACTTGCGGCGGAGTCATTTGACTATCCTCTCCATCTAGGAATCACAGAGGCGGGTACGTTATTTAGTGGTACCATTAAAAGTGCTGCAGGCCTTGGTACACTTCTTTCAATGGGCATTGGAAACACAGTTCGGGTGTCATTATCAGCTGATCCTGTGGAGGAAGTCAAGGTTGCACATGAGCTTTTGAAAACGTTTGGCATCATATCCAATGCGGTGACACTCGTCTCTTGCCCGACTTGTGGTCGTATTGATATTGATCTAATAAGTATTGCAAACGAAGTTGAGGCATATGTGCAAAACATTAAGGCGCCGATCAAGGTTTCTGTTCTTGGCTGTGCTGTGAATGGCCCTGGTGAAGCGCGTGAGGCGGATATTGGTATTGCGGGAGCTAGAGGTGAAGGTCTCTTATTTCGCTATGGTGAAGTCATTAGAAAAATTCCTGAACAAGATCTCGTTTCCGAACTAAAAAAAGAAATCGACATTTTAGCTAAGCGTTATGAGGAAACAGGGTCCATTCGTTAA
- a CDS encoding spore coat protein, whose amino-acid sequence MQALTSKELAYVNDMLGGEDLLQKMCVVASTTSKQPEVKQFLQHVVSEHQRRHQELVRVLEQHESLAH is encoded by the coding sequence GTGCAGGCACTTACTTCTAAAGAATTGGCCTACGTCAATGACATGCTCGGTGGAGAAGATTTATTGCAAAAAATGTGTGTTGTAGCATCTACAACATCAAAACAACCTGAAGTGAAACAATTTTTGCAGCATGTGGTCAGTGAGCACCAGCGGCGTCATCAAGAGTTAGTTCGCGTTTTAGAGCAACACGAATCATTGGCTCACTAA
- a CDS encoding globin has product MNTTNTNASNLSPYESIGGADTISRLVDAFYPRVIAHPDLAPIFPTDITPVRDKQYLFLTQFFGGPPLYTKQYGHPMLRARHMPHQITKKRAQAWLSCMQQAMDEIGLQGEIREFMYSRLAMTAQHMVNQEDDEPNPLHLT; this is encoded by the coding sequence ATGAATACCACAAACACAAATGCATCCAACCTATCACCATACGAATCGATAGGCGGTGCAGATACCATTTCCCGATTAGTCGACGCTTTTTATCCACGCGTCATTGCACATCCTGATTTAGCACCGATCTTTCCAACAGACATCACCCCTGTACGCGATAAACAGTATCTTTTTCTGACTCAATTTTTTGGAGGTCCGCCACTGTACACGAAACAATATGGCCACCCTATGTTGCGTGCACGACACATGCCACATCAGATCACAAAAAAACGTGCGCAGGCATGGTTATCGTGCATGCAACAAGCGATGGATGAGATTGGATTGCAAGGTGAGATCCGTGAGTTTATGTACTCTCGCTTAGCTATGACCGCGCAACATATGGTCAATCAAGAAGATGATGAACCAAACCCACTTCATCTCACATGA
- a CDS encoding alpha/beta hydrolase family protein, with the protein MLAHLTYSAAGFVQTAYIAYPKDFLQPDKLGNKWPGFVYLRGGMRSVGMVKQEWLVRFAKRGAIVIAPTYRGNEGGEGREDFGLEDRADAFAAIRLLQSMPFVDAQRTTVYGFSRGGPLALFCAMEPSLSLQAAIIHGGVVDLALTYEQRVDLRRMLRRVTGGTPTKKAQAYRLRSPIFHIANVHTPLLIIHGKQDIQVDFSHAALLAAACESASIPYTLWLLQNEGHHLHPLDFDILTDRMYDFIHSQAPSPIMAISFSDL; encoded by the coding sequence GTGCTTGCCCATCTTACGTACTCCGCTGCAGGATTCGTTCAAACTGCATATATTGCTTATCCAAAAGACTTTCTTCAACCAGATAAACTGGGAAACAAATGGCCAGGTTTTGTCTACTTGCGTGGTGGTATGAGAAGTGTTGGTATGGTTAAACAAGAATGGCTTGTACGTTTTGCAAAACGCGGTGCAATAGTCATCGCACCGACATATCGCGGCAATGAAGGAGGGGAAGGGCGCGAAGACTTTGGTTTAGAGGATCGTGCAGATGCTTTTGCTGCCATTCGCTTATTGCAGAGCATGCCTTTTGTCGATGCCCAAAGAACAACTGTGTACGGTTTTTCTCGAGGTGGACCGCTTGCTTTATTTTGCGCCATGGAACCATCTCTCTCTTTACAAGCAGCGATTATCCATGGTGGTGTCGTTGATCTAGCACTCACCTATGAACAGCGTGTAGATTTACGTCGCATGCTCCGCAGGGTGACAGGTGGCACTCCTACAAAAAAAGCTCAAGCTTATCGATTGAGGTCACCTATTTTTCACATCGCAAACGTTCACACACCGCTATTAATTATTCATGGCAAACAAGATATTCAGGTCGACTTTTCACATGCTGCATTACTAGCAGCAGCGTGCGAATCAGCCAGCATTCCATACACTTTGTGGCTTCTCCAAAATGAGGGACATCATCTACATCCACTTGATTTTGATATACTTACCGATCGCATGTATGACTTTATCCATTCTCAAGCGCCTAGTCCGATTATGGCAATATCTTTTTCCGATCTATAA
- the cspD gene encoding cold-shock protein CspD produces the protein MQEGTVKWFNAEKGFGFIEVPGGDDVFVHYSAILGDGYKSLEEGQRVSFEIVRGNRGLQAANVSKL, from the coding sequence ATGCAAGAAGGAACAGTTAAGTGGTTTAATGCAGAAAAAGGTTTTGGTTTTATCGAAGTTCCAGGTGGAGACGATGTATTCGTACATTACAGCGCCATTTTGGGAGACGGTTACAAGTCCTTGGAAGAAGGACAACGTGTTAGCTTCGAGATCGTTCGTGGCAACCGTGGTCTTCAAGCGGCCAACGTTTCTAAACTTTAA